From Erigeron canadensis isolate Cc75 chromosome 8, C_canadensis_v1, whole genome shotgun sequence, one genomic window encodes:
- the LOC122579894 gene encoding late embryogenesis abundant protein D-29-like, translating into MGFRFSKSAVVTMVVMMLVFSVIHVTGTNEGLGLRAEEAKDAAHRATDATVDSAKSTKDKITEIVYDMAQRAKDGADHVMDAAYETSKNTAGYVNDSANKTAESAKDGAGYVKDKAKDGAGYVKDVTYGKTQLGAKEGGEDTLEWAKEKAKQGFEKVKNVMGIKYEEEAEPQKQQGSFDEEL; encoded by the exons ATGGGTTTTAGATTTAGTAAAAGTGCGGTTGTAACCATGGTGGTTATGATGTTGGTGTTTTCGGTCATTCATGTGACTGGGACGAACGAAGGTTTAGGACTTCGGGCTGAAGAAGCCAAAGATGCTGCTCATCGGGCCACTGATGCCACTGTTGATTCCGCTAAATCCACTAAAGACAAGATAACTG AAATTGTTTACGATATGGCGCAAAGGGCAAAAGACGGTGCAGATCATGTGATGGATGCAGCGTACGAGACCTCAAAGAACACTGCGGGATATGTTAATGACTCTGCTAACAAGACTGCGGAAAGTGCAAAAGACGGAGCAGGATATGTGAAAGACAAAGCCAAAGACGGTGCAGGGTATGTTAAAGATGTGACTTATGGAAAAACGCAACTAGGTGCGAAAGAGGGAGGTGAGGATACATTGGAGTGGGCTAAAGAGAAAGCGAAACAAGGGTTTGAAAAGGTGAAAAATGTGATGGGGATTAAGTATGAAGAGGAGGCTGAACCGCAGAAGCAGCAGGGTTCGTTTGATGAGGAGCTCTAA
- the LOC122579893 gene encoding late embryogenesis abundant protein D-29-like, translated as MGFNFHKIAVLTMVVMTLVLFSVIYATVTDENIKQDDTNIDSAKSTKDKITGTGEYVADKASMGAESAKDTSYESAKMAKNGVEYVMDAAHEASKDSVGYVQDSAYKTAESAKGGAEYVKDKANDGAGYVKDATYGKTQLGAKKEGAAEKGKEGGDEDTLEWAKEKAKQGYEKAKNVILGSGSYNEEL; from the exons ATGGgttttaattttcataaaattgCAGTTCTAACCATGGTGGTTATGACGTTGGTATTGTTCTCGGTTATTTATGCAACCGTGACCGACGAAAACATTAAGCAGGACGATACAAATATTGATTCCGCTAAGTCCACCAAAGACAAGATTACTG GAACTGGAGAATATGTCGCAGATAAAGCATCCATGGGAGCTGAATCCGCAAAAGATACGTCATACGAGAGTGCAAAAATGGCCAAAAACGGTGTAGAGTACGTGATGGATGCGGCACACGAAGCTTCAAAGGACAGTGTGGGATATGTTCAGGACTCTGCTTACAAGACTGCGGAAAGTGCAAAAGGAGGGGCAGAATATGTGAAAGACAAAGCGAATGACGGTGCAGGGTATGTTAAGGATGCGACTTATGGAAAAACGCAACTAGGTGCAAAAAAAGAGGGGGCTGCGGAGAAGGGGAAAGAGGGAGGTGATGAGGATACATTGGAGTGGGCTAAAGAGAAAGCGAAACAAGGGTACGAGAAGGCGAAGAATGTGATTCTAGGTAGTGGTTCGTATAATGAAGAACTTTAA
- the LOC122610487 gene encoding late embryogenesis abundant protein D-29, which produces MGFRFSKSAVVTIVVMMLVLSVIRATVTNENIKYEDAKTKAKNMENEAYEAAKDAKESAESWTGWAREKITEGLGLRTEDAKDAGRRATDATLDSAKSTKDKITATGEYAADKAGQMKQNAGQKTEELKDKASETAESVKHKAGQLKQNAGQKAEELKDKASEAAESAKDTGYKGVRKAEQGTYKAAQKTKDATEDVKDRAGNVKDATLEKARSVKDAAEHVMDAAYETAKDGTGYIKDSAYKTAESAKEGAGYVKDKAKDSAGYVKDTSYEKAQGAKEGAGHMTETAKEKTRQAAEGAKEGAGYVTETAKEKARRAAEKAKEGSEDTLEWAKEKAKQGFEKAKNVMGSKYEEVAEPQRQKAKDFKDNVILGSGSYDEEL; this is translated from the exons ATGGGTTTTAGATTTAGTAAAAGTGCGGTAGTAACCATAGTGGTTATGATGTTGGTGCTTTCGGTCATTCGTGCGACTGTGACGAATGAAAACATCAAGTACGAAGATGCGAAAACGAAAGCGAAAAACATGGAAAACGAGGCCTATGAGGCCGCTAAAGACGCTAAAGAATCCGCAGAGTCTTGGACGGGTTGGGCCAGAGAAAAAATAACGGAAGGTTTAGGACTTCGGACCGAAGATGCCAAAGATGCTGGTCGTCGGGCCACTGATGCAACCCTTGACTCCGCCAAGTCCACCAAAGACAAGATTACTG CAACAGGAGAATATGCCGCAGACAAAGCAGGGCAAATGAAACAAAATGCGGGTCAGAAAACCGAGGAATTGAAAGACAAAGCATCGGAGACGGCAGAATCCGTAAAACACAAAGCAGGGCAACTGAAGCAAAATGCGGGTCAGAAAGCCGAGGAGTTGAAAGACAAAGCATCCGAGGCAGCAGAATCCGCAAAAGATACGGGCTACAAGGGTGTGCGAAAAGCGGAGCAAGGTACATACAAAGCGGCCCAAAAAACGAAAGACGCCACAGAGGATGTGAAAGACAGGGCAGGTAATGTGAAGGATGCGACTTTAGAGAAGGCACGGAGTGTAAAAGACGCTGCGGAGCACGTGATGGATGCGGCATACGAGACCGCAAAGGACGGTACGGGATATATTAAGGACTCTGCTTACAAGACCGCGGAAAGTGCGAAAGAAGGGGCTGGATATGTGAAAGATAAAGCGAAAGACAGTGCAGGGTACGTTAAGGATACGTCTTACGAAAAAGCGCAAGGCGCAAAAGAAGGGGCAGGGCATATGACCGAGACGGCTAAGGAGAAGACGAGACAGGCTGCCGAAGGTGCGAAAGAGGGGGCCGGGTATGTGACCGAGACGGCAAAGGAGAAGGCGAGACGGGCCGCTGAGAAGGCGAAAGAGGGAAGTGAGGATACGTTGGAGTGGGCTAAAGAGAAAGCGAAACAAGGGTTCGAAAAGGCGAAGAATGTGATGGGGAGCAAGTATGAAGAAGTAGCTGAACCGCAAAGGCAGAAAGCTAAGGATTTTAAAGATAATGTGATTCTAGGTAGTGGTTCCTATGATGAGGAGCTTTAA
- the LOC122580681 gene encoding uncharacterized protein LOC122580681: protein MSATKIIAICQSGGEFQTDSDGSMSYHGGEAYAVDLDTDTKVIDFKQDLADTFGYSVDNMLIKYFLPGNRKTPIMISKDKDLKRMINFFSNADQVDVFVVPQDGCQGLINVSNAPASRSSRTTVSDAIVHVSSPTETSQIDNHLDADETNALVIDKPVSPLQCILDSNWEKLHNKAATQWQNAITGVEQRFSSFADFREALHRFSIAHAFRYKYKKSDDHRVSVKCKAEGCPWRIYVSRLPTTHLIRIKKMIPEHTCNGMAAKAGYRATKGWVGNIIKEKLKNSSNYRPKDIVADIQREYGVQLNYSQAWRAKGIAKEQLQGSYKESYSLLPLFCNKIMETNPGSLATFATKEDSSFHRVFVSFHASISGFLNGCRPLIFLDDIPLDSKYQGTLLMATAADGDDGVFPLAFAVVDDETDDNWHWFLSQLKIAAPISQPITIIANFNNGLKDAIVNVFGGDCFHAYCLRYVAEKLNNDLKGRFSHEARRLMVQDLYSAASAPKVEVFERYTLDIKAISPEAYDFVLGSEPQHWANVFFDGMRYNHMTSNFGQLFYDWVEEAVELPITHMIDVLRGKLMELIYTRRVDSNKWTTTLTPSMEEKLKNEASKAQSFQVMPSHTSVFEVRGESVEKVDISQWDCSCRGWQLAGLPCCHAISVIECIGRSVYDYCSRYFMAESYRKTYADSIYPIPNVEGPLDGEELLVSITPPPVKRTPGKPGRRAKLKQAGSLELIRRQMQCSKCKGLGHNKKTCKVLENADA from the exons ATGTCTGCAACGAAAATCATAGCTATATGCCAGTCAGGTGGCGAGTTTCAAACCGATAGTGATGGTTCCATGTCGTATCATGGTGGAGAGGCATATGCTGTTGATCTTGATACCGACACGAAAGTTATTGATTTTAAACAAGACTTGGCAGACACGTTTGGATATAGCGTTGATAACATGTTGATCAAGTATTTTCTCCCTGGAAACCGAAAGACACCTATCATGATATCAAAAGACAAAGACCTTAAACGCATGATTAACTTCTTTTCTAATGCCGATCAAGTCGATGTCTTTGTCGTGCCTCAAGATGGCTGTCAGGGACTCATAAATGTCTCAAACGCGCCTGCTAGTAG GTCAAGCAGGACAACAGTCTCTGATGCAATTGTTCATGTATCTAGCCCAACTGAAACAAGCCAAATAGATAACCACCTGGATGCAGATGAAACTAACGCCTTGGTTATAGATAAGCCGGTGTCACCCTTGCAATGTATACTTGATTCAAATTGGGAAAAACTACATAATAAAGCTGCAACACAGTGGCAGAATGCAATCACTGGTGTGGAGCAAAGATTTTCTAGTTTTGCTGATTTTCGTGAAGCTCTCCATAGATTTTCAATTGCTCATGCTTTCcgttacaaatataaaaaaagcgATGATCACCGTGTTAGTGTTAAGTGCAAAGCAGAAGGGTGCCCGTGGCGGATATATGTTTCCAGATTACCCACTACCCACTTAATCCGCATCAAAAAAATGATCCCTGAGCATACATGTAATGGAATGGCTGCAAAGGCTGGTTATCGTGCTACAAAAGGATGGGTAggaaatattataaaagaaaagttaaagaattCTTCAAACTACCGACCAAAGGATATTGTTGCTGACATACAGCGGGAATATGGTGTTCAACTAAATTATTCACAAGCATGGCGTGCAAAAGGAATTGCTAAGGAGCAACTTCAAGGCTCATACAAAGAATCTTACTCCTTGCTCCCTTTATTCTGTAACAAAATAATGGAAACGAATCCTGGTAGTTTAGCTACATTTGCTACAAAAGAGGATTCAAGTTTCCATCGTGTTTTTGTCTCGTTTCATGCCTCTATATCTGGTTTTTTAAATGGATGTCGGCCTTTGATATTTTTGGATGATATTCCTTTAGATTCAAAGTACCAAGGGACTTTATTAATGGCCACTGCTGCTGATGGGGATGATGGTGTATTTCCATTGGCTTTTgctgttgttgatgatgaaacCGATGATAATTGGCATTGGTTCTTATCCCAATTGAAAATTGCCGCTCCAATATCCCAACCGATTACAATCATTGCTAATTTTAATAACGGCCTAAAAGATGCCATAGTCAACGTATTTGGTGGAGACTGCTTTCATGCTTATTGTTTAAGATATGTCGCTGAGAAACTAAATAATGATTTGAAGGGGCGGTTCTCACATGAAGCCAGGCGCCTCATGGTCCAAGACCTCTATTCCGCTGCATCTGCACCAAAGGTTGAAGTTTTCGAGCGATATACTCTAGATATAAAAGCTATTTCACCCGAAGCATATGATTTTGTACTTGGCAGTGAGCCACAACACTGGGCGAATGTGTTCTTTGATGGAATGAGATATAATCATATGACATCTAATTTTGGACAGTTGTTTTATGATTGGGTAGAAGAAGCAGTTGAGTTGCCAATCACTCACATGATTGATGTCTTGCGAGGGAAATTAATGGAGTTGATTTATACACGAAGGGTTGATTCTAACAAATGGACTACAACACTGACACCTTCTATGGAAGAAAAGCTTAAGAATGAGGCTTCAAAAGCTCAATCATTTCAAGTGATGCCATCACATACTAGTGTGTTTGAGGTTCGTGGTGAATCTGTGGAGAAGGTTGACATTAGTCAATGGGATTGTAGCTGCAGAGGGTGGCAGCTGGCTGGACTGCCATGCTGTCATGCTATTTCTGTTATTGAGTGCATTGGTAGAAGTGTATATGACTATTGCTCTAGATATTTCATGGCTGAGAGCTACCGAAAAACATATGCAGATTCAATTTACCCGATACCTAATGTTGAGGGTCCGTTAGATGGTGAGGAATTATTGGTAAGTATTACACCTCCTCCTGTTAAACGCACTCCAGGAAAACCAGGTAGGCGGGCAAAGTTGAAGCAGGCTGGGTCGTTGGAGCTAATAAGAAGACAAATGCAGTGTAGTAAATGCAAGGGTTTGGGTCACAACAAAAAGACGTGCAA AGTGTTAGAGAATGCAGACGCATGA
- the LOC122578983 gene encoding 5'-nucleotidase domain-containing protein 4 — MAGISFTFAPSSYVVSVRNPVSVFVSPKSFFKTNDLKSKRQQKQHYVCVCECTGRGGVDSNSAVVAGDDMFCVNTSNDECDVDYLGQSTKGDLHLKYGINGQTDVAWKGPIEEVARLQAIEAEGLLKDLGIQDPSSSRHSSRGIFCTRTLNLRSISAIGYDMDYTLMHYNVMAWEGRAYDYCMENLKAVGFPVDGLAFDPDLVIRGLVIDKEKGNLVKADRFGYVKRAMHGTTLLSTQTVSEMYGRELVDLRNESRWEFLNTLFSVSEAVAYMQMVDRLDEGIIPADLGALDYKGLYKAVGKALFRAHVEGRLKSEIMSKPELFVEPDPELPLALLDQKEAGKKLLLITNSDYIYTDKMMRHSFNRFLPNDMNWRDLFEMVIVSARKPEFFQMSHPLYEVVTSDGLMRPCFKARPGGLYSGGSAQMVENFLGIHGDEILYVGDHIYTDVSVSKVHLRWRTALICRELEEEYNALIHSREHRAKLVELLNQKEVVGDLFNQLRLALQRRNTGRPAQTLAATHMDDKELTESVQNLLIVMQRLDEKIAPMLEEDGEHFSKRWGYLSRAGLWDKSHLMRQIEKYADIYTSRVSNFLNYTPFMYFRSQEQTLAHDSYSFYQSQNKP, encoded by the exons ATGGCGGGCATCTCATTTACATTTGCCCCCTCCTCGTATGTTGTCTCTGTACGGAACCctgtttcagtttttgtttctcctaaaagtttttttaaaactaatgaCCTGAAGAGTAAAAGACAACAAAAGCAGCATTATGTTTGTGTTTGTGAATGCACGGGTCGTGGCGGCGTTGACTCCAATTCTGCAGTCGTCGCTGGTGATGACATGTTTTGTGTCAATACATCTAATGACGAATGTGATGTTGATTATCTTGGTCAAAGCACCAAAGGCGACTTACACCTCAAATACG GAATAAATGGTCAGACAGATGTTGCATGGAAAGGTCCAATAGAAGAGGTTGCCAGGCTTCAAGCGATAGAAGCCGAGGGGTTGCTTAAGGACTTAGGAATACAG GATCCATCTTCTTCGAGACATTCTTCACGTGGCATATTTTGTACACGTACATTGAATCTTCGGTCAATCAGTGCAATCGGATATGACATGGATTATACTTTAATGCACTATAATGTCATG GCCTGGGAAGGGCGGGCTTATGACTACTGTATGGAGAATCTAAAAGCAGTCGGTTTTCCTGTTGATGGACTTGCTTTTGACCCTGACTTG GTTATCAGAGGACTTGTCATAGATAAAGAGAAAGGCAACTTGGTTAAGGCTGACCGATTTGGGTATGTGAAGAGGGCTATGCATGGTACAACATTGCTATCTACCCAAACTGTCAG TGAGATGTATGGGCGGGAACTGGTGGATCTGCGGAATGAAAGTAGATGGGAGTTTCTCAATACACTGTTTTCTGTTTCAGAAGCAGTGGCATATATGCAG ATGGTTGATAGATTGGATGAAGGGATTATTCCAGCTGATCTTGGTGCACTTGATTACAAAGGACTTTACAAG GCTGTTGGTAAGGCGCTCTTTAGGGCTCACGTAGAAGGTCGATTAAAG AGTGAGATTATGTCCAAACCAGAACTGTTTGTAGAGCCTGACCCAGAGTTGCCTTTAGCACTTCTTGACCAAAAGGAG GCGGGTAAAAAGTTACTGCTGATCACCAACTCGGATTATATTTATACAGACAAGATGATGCGACATTCTTTTAATAGATTTCTTCCAAATGATATGAACTGGCGAGATCTGTTTGAGATG GTTATTGTCTCAGCTAGGAAGCCAGAGTTCTTTCAAATGTCACACCCTTTATATGAAGTGGTGACAAGTGACGGCCTGATGCGGCCATGTTTTAAAGCTCGTCCag GAGGCTTATATTCTGGAGGAAGTGCTCAAATGGTTGAAAATTTTTTAGGTATACACGGAGATGAAATATTGTATGTCGGTGATCATATTTATACAGATGTGAGCGTATCTAAAGTACATCTTCGCTGGCGGACAGCATTGATTTGTCGAGAATTGGAAGAAGAG TATAATGCTCTAATTCACAGTCGGGAGCACCGGGCTAAGCTTGTAGAACTGTTAAATCAGAAGGAAGTTGTTGGAGATCTCTTTAATCAACTCCGTCTTGCTCTACAGAGGAGAAACACGGGTCGTCCTGCTCAA ACCCTTGCTGCTACTCATATGGATGATAAAGAGCTCACAGAGAGTGTGCAAAACCTACTTATTGTGATGCAACGGCTGGATGAAAAAattgcaccaatgttggaagaGGACGGTGAACATTTCAGTAAAAG GTGGGGATATCTGTCACGTGCAGGTTTGTGGGACAAGAGTCACCTTATGCGACAAATAGAGaa GTATGCTGATATTTATACCTCCAGAGTGTCAAATTTTCTTAATTATACACCTTTCATGTATTTCCGCTCACAGGAACAG ACACTAGCCCACGATTCATACTCATTTTATCAATCTCAAAACAAACCATGA